One window from the genome of Pedococcus badiiscoriae encodes:
- the ychF gene encoding redox-regulated ATPase YchF gives MALTIGIVGLPNVGKSTMFNALTKNNVLAANYPFATIEPNVGVVPLPDARLKRLAEIFSSERILPATVSFVDIAGIVRGASEGEGLGNKFLANIREADAICQVVRAFEDGDVVHVDGKVSPASDIETIHTELILADLQTLEKAVPRLEKESRIKKESKPLLDNAVAAQKVLEEGHTLYAAGAAAGVDLDEARGLGLLTTKPFIYVFNLDEDQLGDADLHDSLRSLVAPADAVFLNAKLEMDLMDMEPDEAMELLESFGATESGLDQLARTGFHTLGLQTYLTAGPKESRAWTIGRGWTAPQAAGVIHTDFQRGFIKAEIVSFEDLDATGSMAAAKAAGKVRMEGKDYVMADGDVVEFRFNV, from the coding sequence GTGGCTCTCACTATCGGAATCGTCGGCCTGCCCAACGTGGGCAAGTCCACGATGTTCAACGCCCTGACCAAGAACAACGTGCTCGCCGCGAACTACCCGTTCGCGACGATCGAGCCGAACGTCGGGGTGGTCCCGCTGCCGGACGCACGCCTGAAGCGGCTGGCCGAGATCTTCAGCTCCGAGCGCATCCTCCCCGCGACGGTGTCGTTCGTCGACATCGCCGGCATCGTCCGCGGCGCCTCCGAGGGGGAGGGCCTGGGCAACAAGTTCCTCGCCAACATCCGTGAGGCCGACGCCATCTGCCAGGTCGTCCGGGCGTTCGAGGACGGCGACGTCGTGCATGTCGACGGCAAGGTCTCGCCCGCCTCCGACATCGAGACGATCCACACCGAGCTGATCCTCGCCGACCTGCAGACCCTCGAGAAGGCCGTGCCGCGGCTGGAGAAGGAGTCGCGGATCAAGAAGGAGTCCAAGCCGCTGCTCGACAACGCGGTCGCGGCGCAGAAGGTCCTCGAGGAGGGCCACACCCTGTATGCCGCGGGCGCGGCTGCAGGAGTCGACCTCGACGAGGCGCGGGGGCTGGGGCTGCTCACGACCAAGCCGTTCATCTACGTCTTCAACCTCGACGAGGACCAGCTGGGGGACGCCGACCTGCACGACTCGCTGCGCTCGCTGGTCGCGCCCGCTGACGCGGTGTTCCTCAACGCCAAGCTCGAGATGGACCTCATGGACATGGAGCCCGACGAGGCCATGGAGCTGCTCGAGTCGTTCGGGGCCACCGAGTCCGGGCTCGACCAGCTGGCCCGCACCGGCTTCCACACCCTCGGCCTGCAGACCTACCTCACGGCGGGTCCCAAGGAGTCCCGGGCCTGGACCATCGGCCGGGGCTGGACAGCGCCGCAGGCGGCGGGGGTCATCCACACCGACTTCCAGCGCGGCTTCATCAAGGCCGAGATCGTCTCCTTCGAGGACCTGGACGCCACCGGTTCGATGGCGGCCGCGAAGGCCGCCGGCAAGGTTCGCATGGAGGGCAAGGACTACGTCATGGCCGACGGCGACGTGGTCGAGTTCCGCTTCAACGTCTAG
- a CDS encoding cytochrome P450 has product MIGLTSARTRLTQRLVARATGGAPVDLTSLEAVPRRLLRPLRRSGLDPVYRIGRSTPGPVHRLAHMFGMNIWLVSGQEEVRAVLADQRRFSNDIRPLVGAAGASVGGLGFTDPPEHTRLRSLLTPEFTMRRINQLAPRIEAIVDEQLEQLEARGPVVDLVEHFAFPIPFLVICELLGLPVEDRARFMALSHARFDVTAGGAGAFGAISQSQLFLLEATRKQRADRGDGLLGRILAAVGDDVSDEEVAGLADGVFTGGYETTASMLALGSLVLLRDRKHLELVRDDDSAIDGVVEEMLRYLSVVQIAFPRFAKEDLDLFGKRVRKGDVVIAALSRADRDHRVGPDLGTFDPHRPPSPHVAFGYGFHRCVGAELARLELRIAFPRLVRRFPELALAVEPEALSFRDTSIVYAVDSLPVHLGASRSSNSS; this is encoded by the coding sequence ATGATCGGCTTGACGAGTGCGCGAACGCGGCTGACGCAGCGCCTCGTGGCCCGGGCCACTGGGGGCGCACCCGTCGATCTCACGAGCCTGGAAGCGGTGCCGCGCCGACTGCTGCGACCGTTGCGACGGTCCGGGTTGGATCCGGTGTACCGGATCGGCCGCTCGACGCCTGGACCCGTGCACCGTCTGGCCCACATGTTCGGGATGAACATCTGGCTGGTCTCGGGCCAGGAGGAGGTCAGGGCGGTCCTCGCCGACCAGCGGCGGTTCAGCAACGACATCCGTCCCCTGGTCGGGGCCGCCGGGGCGAGTGTCGGCGGCCTGGGGTTCACCGACCCGCCCGAGCACACCCGGCTCCGCTCACTGTTGACACCCGAGTTCACGATGCGCCGGATCAACCAGCTGGCGCCGCGGATCGAGGCGATCGTCGACGAGCAGCTCGAGCAGCTGGAGGCGCGCGGCCCGGTCGTGGACCTCGTCGAGCACTTCGCCTTCCCGATCCCGTTCCTCGTCATCTGCGAGCTCCTCGGTCTGCCGGTCGAGGATCGGGCGCGGTTCATGGCCCTCAGCCATGCCCGGTTCGACGTCACGGCGGGCGGGGCAGGTGCCTTCGGCGCCATCTCGCAGAGCCAGCTGTTCCTCCTCGAGGCCACGCGCAAGCAGCGCGCCGACCGTGGCGACGGTCTGCTCGGCCGGATCCTCGCGGCGGTGGGTGACGATGTCAGCGACGAGGAGGTTGCCGGCCTGGCCGACGGCGTCTTCACCGGTGGCTACGAGACGACCGCGAGCATGCTGGCCCTCGGCTCGCTGGTGCTGCTGCGCGACCGCAAGCACCTCGAGCTGGTCCGCGACGACGACAGCGCGATCGACGGCGTGGTCGAGGAGATGCTGCGCTACCTCAGCGTCGTCCAGATCGCCTTCCCACGCTTCGCGAAGGAGGACCTCGACCTCTTCGGCAAGCGGGTCCGCAAGGGTGACGTCGTGATCGCCGCGCTCAGCCGAGCCGACCGTGACCATCGCGTCGGGCCGGACCTGGGCACCTTCGACCCACATCGGCCACCCTCACCGCACGTCGCCTTCGGCTACGGGTTCCACCGCTGCGTGGGCGCCGAGCTTGCACGCCTCGAGCTGCGGATCGCCTTCCCCCGGCTGGTTCGTCGTTTTCCCGAGCTCGCGCTGGCCGTGGAGCCCGAGGCGCTCTCGTTCCGGGACACCTCGATCGTCTACGCGGTCGACTCCCTGCCAGTCCACCTCGGCGCGTCGAGGTCGTCGAACTCCAGCTGA
- a CDS encoding 4-hydroxy-3-methylbut-2-enyl diphosphate reductase, which translates to MTSTTDQATKRVLLAAPRGYCAGVDRAVVTVEKALELYGPPVYVRKEIVHNKHVVTTLEKRGAIFVEETDEVPEGATVIFSAHGVAPVVHEEAKALSLKTIDATCPLVTKVHREAVRFASDDFDILLIGHEGHEEVVGTSGEAPEHITLVDGPDDVANVTVRDPEKVVWLSQTTLSVDETMETVRRLRERFPSLQDPPSDDICYATQNRQLAVKQMAPDCDLMIVVGSRNSSNSVRLVEVALEHGSRAGHLVDYADEIDEAWLEGVTTVGVTSGASVPELLVRDVLTYLAERGYADVTPVVAAEESLLFSLPNEIRRDLKARGLSDKMRHDAAFEEAGSLH; encoded by the coding sequence ATGACCTCGACGACTGACCAGGCCACCAAGCGGGTGCTGCTGGCGGCGCCGCGCGGCTACTGCGCAGGCGTCGACCGGGCCGTCGTGACGGTCGAGAAGGCCCTCGAGCTGTACGGGCCGCCGGTCTACGTGCGCAAGGAGATCGTGCACAACAAGCACGTCGTCACCACCCTCGAGAAGCGCGGCGCGATCTTCGTCGAGGAGACCGACGAGGTGCCCGAGGGCGCGACCGTCATCTTCTCCGCCCACGGGGTCGCCCCGGTGGTCCACGAGGAGGCCAAGGCCCTCAGCCTCAAGACCATCGACGCCACCTGCCCGCTGGTCACCAAGGTGCACCGCGAGGCCGTCCGCTTCGCCAGCGACGACTTCGACATCCTGCTCATCGGTCATGAGGGCCACGAGGAGGTCGTCGGCACCTCGGGTGAGGCACCCGAGCACATCACCCTCGTCGACGGGCCCGACGACGTCGCCAACGTGACCGTGCGCGACCCCGAGAAGGTCGTCTGGCTGTCGCAGACCACGCTCTCGGTGGACGAGACGATGGAGACCGTGCGTCGGCTGCGCGAGCGCTTTCCCTCGCTGCAGGACCCGCCCAGCGACGACATCTGCTACGCCACCCAGAACCGCCAGCTCGCCGTCAAGCAGATGGCTCCGGACTGCGACCTGATGATCGTCGTCGGGTCCCGCAACTCCTCGAACTCGGTGCGCCTCGTCGAGGTTGCCCTCGAGCACGGGTCGAGGGCAGGACACCTCGTGGACTACGCCGACGAGATCGACGAGGCCTGGCTCGAGGGCGTGACCACGGTGGGCGTCACGTCGGGGGCATCGGTCCCCGAGCTGCTGGTCCGGGACGTGCTGACCTACCTGGCCGAGCGCGGGTATGCCGATGTGACGCCGGTCGTGGCGGCCGAGGAGAGCCTGCTGTTCTCGCTGCCCAACGAGATCCGGCGCGACCTCAAGGCCCGCGGCCTCAGCGACAAGATGCGCCACGACGCCGCCTTCGAAGAGGCCGGTTCGCTGCACTGA
- a CDS encoding NUDIX hydrolase, translated as MPETAADDDPRLRALLTDGDVGLRVIEDDDGSGDHAFAVIWEGEQVGRVEVIDDESGDADLIWTVVAEYREVGIVERALRLAVGWTFETLDVHRIEARVDESDRAAVRAALRAGLRKEGVARGALAGPGDRRETMVLARLRTDPAPDSRDGFIALLDSSLPTKRAIAQGVLRDSHGRVLLCELTYKAEWDLPGGVVDPSESPAQCVRREVREELGIDVEVRGLLAVNWLPPWRGWTDATVFVFDLGVAPDDLIARTTLERREIRSLHFADEEEWEERVAPYNQRLLAFLAVHAGPTAYLEDGLPAL; from the coding sequence ATGCCCGAGACCGCCGCTGACGACGACCCGCGCCTGCGCGCTCTCCTGACCGACGGCGACGTGGGCCTGCGCGTGATCGAGGACGACGACGGCTCGGGTGACCACGCGTTCGCCGTCATCTGGGAAGGCGAGCAGGTGGGCCGCGTCGAGGTGATCGACGACGAGTCCGGCGATGCCGACCTGATCTGGACAGTCGTCGCGGAGTACCGCGAGGTCGGGATCGTCGAGCGCGCTCTTCGGCTCGCTGTCGGATGGACCTTCGAGACCCTCGACGTGCACCGCATCGAGGCCCGGGTCGACGAGAGCGACCGGGCGGCCGTCCGTGCCGCGTTGCGTGCGGGGCTGCGCAAGGAAGGCGTTGCGCGCGGCGCCCTGGCTGGCCCTGGCGACCGCCGCGAGACGATGGTCCTGGCCCGGCTGCGCACGGACCCGGCGCCGGACAGCCGTGATGGCTTCATCGCCCTGCTCGACTCCTCGTTGCCGACCAAGCGAGCGATCGCCCAGGGGGTCCTGCGCGACTCCCACGGCCGGGTCCTGTTGTGCGAGCTGACCTACAAGGCCGAGTGGGACCTGCCGGGCGGGGTGGTCGACCCGTCGGAGTCTCCCGCCCAGTGCGTGCGGCGCGAGGTCAGGGAGGAGCTCGGGATCGACGTGGAGGTCAGGGGACTGCTCGCCGTCAACTGGCTCCCGCCGTGGCGCGGCTGGACCGACGCCACGGTGTTCGTCTTCGACCTCGGGGTCGCCCCCGACGACCTCATCGCACGAACGACCCTGGAGCGCAGGGAGATCCGCTCGCTGCACTTCGCGGACGAGGAGGAGTGGGAAGAGCGCGTCGCCCCCTACAACCAGCGCCTGCTCGCCTTCCTGGCCGTCCACGCCGGTCCCACGGCATACCTCGAGGACGGGCTCCCTGCCCTGTGA
- a CDS encoding response regulator transcription factor, producing the protein MKALVVEDDVDIQDIVASVLGRAGYEVLVEDNGDAGLVAALTQQPDLVILDWMMPGLSGVDVCRGMRADPRAQHIPVLLLTSRAQERDIDQAFTAGADDYMVKPFRTRELVSRVTALAAKNVGRVDSDG; encoded by the coding sequence ATGAAGGCTCTCGTTGTCGAAGACGACGTGGACATCCAGGACATCGTCGCCAGCGTGCTGGGTCGAGCCGGCTACGAGGTTCTCGTCGAGGACAACGGCGACGCGGGGCTGGTCGCCGCGCTGACCCAGCAACCCGATCTGGTGATCCTGGACTGGATGATGCCGGGGCTGAGCGGGGTCGACGTGTGCCGGGGCATGCGTGCGGACCCGCGGGCACAGCACATCCCCGTCCTGCTGCTCACCTCTCGAGCCCAGGAGAGGGACATCGACCAGGCATTCACCGCGGGTGCCGACGACTACATGGTGAAGCCGTTCCGGACCCGTGAGCTGGTCAGTCGGGTCACGGCGCTGGCAGCGAAGAATGTCGGTCGCGTCGACTCCGACGGCTGA
- the glpX gene encoding class II fructose-bisphosphatase, producing MSEQHLPSSLRVGVEAPDRNLALELVRVTEAAAMAGGRWVGRGDKNGADGAAVEAMRALISTVSMKGVVVIGEGEKDDAPMLYNGEEVGDGLGPECDVAVDPIDGTTLTAKGQSNAVSVLAVSDRGSMYDPSAVFYMDKLVTGPDAADVVDIRLPVAENIRRIAKAKKETVEDVTVVMLDRPRHHELAAQVRDAGARLRFISDGDVAGAIMAARDDTGIDLLLGIGGTPEGIITACAIKCLGGVIQGRLWPQDDDERQRAIDAGHDLDRVLSTDDLVTGENCFFVATGITDGELLRGVRYRAGGATTHSLVMRSKSGTIRLIESHHQLAKLRAYSSIDFDHAG from the coding sequence ATGTCCGAGCAGCACCTTCCCTCGTCCCTGCGCGTGGGTGTCGAGGCACCTGACCGCAACCTCGCCCTGGAGCTGGTGCGGGTGACGGAGGCGGCCGCCATGGCGGGTGGTCGCTGGGTCGGCCGCGGCGACAAGAACGGCGCCGACGGCGCCGCTGTCGAGGCGATGCGGGCCCTAATCAGCACCGTCTCGATGAAGGGTGTCGTGGTCATCGGCGAGGGCGAGAAGGACGACGCCCCGATGCTCTACAACGGCGAGGAGGTCGGCGACGGCCTCGGGCCCGAGTGCGACGTCGCCGTCGACCCCATCGACGGCACGACCCTGACCGCCAAGGGCCAGTCCAACGCGGTCTCCGTGCTCGCCGTGTCGGACCGTGGGTCGATGTACGACCCCAGCGCGGTCTTCTACATGGACAAGCTCGTCACCGGTCCCGACGCCGCGGACGTCGTCGACATCCGCCTCCCGGTCGCCGAGAACATCAGGCGGATCGCCAAGGCCAAGAAGGAGACCGTCGAGGACGTCACCGTCGTCATGCTGGACCGGCCGCGCCACCACGAGCTGGCCGCGCAGGTGCGCGATGCCGGGGCCCGGCTGCGGTTCATCTCCGACGGCGACGTGGCGGGCGCCATCATGGCGGCGCGCGACGACACCGGCATCGACCTGCTGCTCGGCATCGGCGGGACCCCCGAAGGCATCATCACCGCCTGCGCGATCAAGTGCCTCGGCGGCGTCATCCAGGGCCGCCTCTGGCCCCAGGACGACGACGAGCGCCAGCGCGCGATCGACGCGGGGCACGACCTCGACCGGGTCCTGTCGACCGACGACCTCGTCACCGGCGAGAACTGCTTCTTCGTGGCCACCGGCATCACCGACGGGGAGCTGCTCAGGGGTGTTCGCTACCGCGCCGGTGGGGCGACCACGCACTCCCTGGTGATGCGCTCCAAGTCGGGCACCATCCGCCTCATCGAGAGCCACCACCAGCTCGCCAAGCTGCGGGCGTACTCGTCCATCGACTTCGACCACGCCGGCTGA
- a CDS encoding DUF4245 domain-containing protein — protein MSEPAPRSSYANGSVANIVRSLLVIGVIVAALIAIVPRVNSVSQPPVDVPGASVEVAKESGWPIERPVALPDGWKATSVRYVRSTGGLMTWHAGYQTPTGNYIALEQTKDATAAWVEAQTNRAAHTGEVQAGGRTWGTYVRSGKVQNSLVHRAQGPTELTTIVTGTGTFEELEAFAGTLRPVRTS, from the coding sequence GTGAGTGAGCCCGCCCCCCGCAGTTCGTACGCCAACGGTTCCGTGGCCAACATCGTCCGGTCCCTGTTGGTCATCGGCGTCATCGTGGCCGCGCTCATCGCGATCGTGCCCCGCGTCAACAGCGTCTCGCAGCCCCCGGTCGACGTCCCCGGCGCCTCTGTCGAGGTCGCCAAGGAGAGTGGCTGGCCGATCGAGCGCCCCGTGGCACTGCCTGACGGCTGGAAGGCGACCAGCGTCCGCTACGTGCGTTCCACGGGTGGGCTGATGACGTGGCACGCGGGCTACCAGACGCCGACCGGCAACTACATCGCGCTGGAACAGACCAAGGACGCGACGGCCGCGTGGGTCGAGGCCCAGACCAACCGCGCCGCGCACACCGGCGAGGTGCAGGCCGGGGGCAGGACGTGGGGCACCTACGTGCGCAGCGGCAAGGTGCAGAACAGCCTGGTCCACCGCGCCCAGGGGCCCACCGAGCTCACCACGATCGTGACCGGCACCGGCACCTTCGAGGAGCTCGAGGCCTTCGCCGGGACACTCCGGCCCGTCCGGACCAGCTGA
- the xseA gene encoding exodeoxyribonuclease VII large subunit translates to MRIAEYVEKMSVLWVEGQVVQLTRRPGQRTAYLTLRDPDVDMSLSVAIQVNALDAMPTPLTQGARVVLQAKPVFWTQRGSLMLDARQIRPVGIGELLARVEHLKRTLASEGLFDAERKRPLPFLPRTVGLVCGRAGAAEKDVVENARRRWPTVRFAIREVAVQGGSAVQEVMAALQELDADPEVDVIVIARGGGSVEDLLPFSNEALVRAVAAARTPVVSAIGHDVDTPLLDHVADWRASTPTDAGKRVVPDAQAERHGIRQSRDRGRRALHGRIASERRQLTALRSRPVMARPAAMIDARRQELDALTDRAHRRVLASVHRAADQIDHLRAQVRTLSPLSTLERGYAVVQHRDGRVVTDQDDVAVDEVLRVRVARGDFAARVVGLPDRAG, encoded by the coding sequence ATGCGCATCGCCGAGTACGTCGAGAAGATGTCGGTGCTGTGGGTCGAGGGCCAGGTCGTCCAGCTCACGCGGCGCCCCGGGCAGCGCACCGCCTACCTCACCCTGCGCGACCCGGACGTCGACATGTCCCTGTCGGTCGCGATCCAGGTCAACGCCCTGGACGCCATGCCGACACCGCTCACCCAGGGGGCCCGGGTCGTCCTCCAGGCCAAGCCGGTCTTCTGGACCCAGCGCGGCTCGCTGATGCTCGACGCACGTCAGATCAGGCCGGTCGGCATCGGCGAGCTGCTCGCGCGGGTCGAGCACCTCAAACGCACCCTCGCCTCCGAGGGACTGTTCGATGCAGAGCGCAAGCGCCCGTTGCCGTTCCTGCCGCGGACCGTCGGGCTCGTCTGCGGGCGCGCGGGCGCCGCCGAGAAGGACGTCGTCGAGAACGCCCGCAGACGCTGGCCCACGGTCAGGTTCGCGATCCGTGAGGTCGCCGTGCAGGGTGGTTCGGCCGTGCAGGAGGTGATGGCGGCCCTGCAGGAGCTGGACGCCGACCCCGAGGTGGACGTCATCGTCATCGCCCGCGGCGGTGGGTCGGTCGAGGACCTCCTGCCGTTCAGCAACGAGGCCCTGGTCCGTGCCGTGGCAGCCGCCCGCACGCCGGTGGTCTCCGCGATCGGGCACGACGTCGACACCCCCCTGCTCGACCACGTCGCGGACTGGCGCGCCTCGACCCCGACCGACGCGGGCAAGCGGGTGGTGCCTGACGCGCAGGCCGAGCGCCACGGCATACGCCAGTCACGTGACCGGGGTCGACGGGCGCTGCACGGACGGATCGCCAGCGAACGACGGCAGCTCACCGCGCTGCGCTCACGTCCCGTCATGGCACGTCCCGCCGCCATGATCGACGCCCGTCGCCAGGAGCTCGACGCCCTCACCGACCGTGCCCACCGGCGCGTGCTTGCCTCCGTGCACCGCGCCGCCGACCAGATCGACCACCTCCGAGCACAGGTCCGGACCCTGTCGCCGCTGTCCACCCTCGAGCGTGGGTATGCCGTGGTGCAGCACCGCGACGGGCGCGTGGTCACCGACCAGGACGACGTCGCCGTGGACGAGGTGCTGAGGGTGCGGGTGGCTCGGGGAGACTTCGCGGCGAGGGTCGTCGGCCTGCCCGACCGGGCCGGTTAG
- a CDS encoding DNA recombination protein RmuC, with translation MELVGILLLGLVVGAAAGWWGARGSGAAALASARTEADLLRERVVDLEAAVSDDAQTAAALLPLRDALVRVEQQVGTLERDRTSQFAALETTIAAVRESTSALGRQTQSLAGSLNSSTVRGAWGEVQLRRVLEHAGLLARCDFDEQVCRVSRHQRQVRPDVVVRLPGDKYLVIDSKAPMAAFLSAQAEDLPAGERAALLRAHAASLKSHVTALAAKDYWTAFENSPEMVVCFVPSDAMLAAALSADPALHEDAMARRVVLVGPGSLLALLRTVAFTWQQDALTAHAREVMTLGRDLYDRLGTLGSHTMKMGTALQRSVEAYNQMVGALESRVLVSARRMHEAGIVEQSLPSPPPVEAGPRVLTAMELIEAATADAERPQLEFDDLDAPRWTGRESTA, from the coding sequence ATGGAACTCGTGGGCATCCTCCTCCTCGGCCTGGTGGTCGGCGCCGCCGCGGGCTGGTGGGGCGCGCGCGGGTCCGGTGCCGCCGCGCTCGCGTCGGCGCGCACGGAGGCCGACCTCCTGCGCGAGCGCGTGGTCGACCTCGAGGCGGCTGTCTCCGACGACGCCCAGACGGCGGCGGCACTGCTCCCCCTGCGCGACGCCCTGGTCCGCGTCGAGCAGCAGGTCGGCACCCTGGAGCGTGACCGCACCAGCCAGTTCGCGGCGCTCGAGACCACGATCGCCGCCGTGCGTGAGTCGACCAGCGCCCTGGGCCGCCAGACCCAGTCGCTCGCCGGTTCCCTCAACTCCTCGACCGTCAGGGGCGCCTGGGGCGAGGTGCAGCTGCGCCGGGTCCTCGAGCATGCCGGTCTGCTGGCCCGGTGCGACTTCGACGAGCAGGTGTGCCGCGTGAGCAGGCACCAGCGGCAGGTGCGGCCCGACGTCGTGGTCCGGCTGCCCGGGGACAAGTACCTCGTCATCGACTCCAAGGCCCCGATGGCGGCCTTCCTCTCGGCCCAGGCGGAGGACCTGCCCGCCGGTGAGCGCGCCGCCCTCCTGCGAGCCCACGCTGCGTCGTTGAAGTCGCACGTGACGGCGCTGGCGGCCAAGGACTACTGGACCGCCTTCGAGAACTCGCCGGAGATGGTCGTCTGCTTCGTCCCCAGCGACGCCATGCTCGCCGCCGCCCTGTCCGCCGACCCGGCCCTGCACGAGGACGCCATGGCCCGACGAGTCGTGCTGGTCGGGCCAGGGTCGCTGCTGGCCCTGCTCCGCACGGTGGCCTTCACGTGGCAGCAGGACGCCCTCACGGCCCACGCGCGCGAGGTCATGACCCTGGGTCGCGACCTCTATGACCGGCTGGGCACCCTGGGCAGCCACACGATGAAGATGGGGACGGCGCTGCAGCGGTCCGTCGAGGCGTACAACCAGATGGTGGGAGCGCTCGAGTCGCGTGTCCTGGTCTCAGCGCGCCGGATGCACGAGGCAGGCATCGTCGAGCAGTCGCTGCCCAGCCCCCCGCCGGTGGAGGCCGGCCCCCGCGTCCTGACGGCGATGGAGCTCATCGAGGCCGCCACCGCGGACGCCGAGCGCCCTCAGCTGGAGTTCGACGACCTCGACGCGCCGAGGTGGACTGGCAGGGAGTCGACCGCGTAG
- a CDS encoding thioesterase family protein, with the protein MDASSGIDTGSETHAGSEFDTGTAVSARAGEPGVHDAALGAGWLIGGGVNGGVLLAIAGRALSAELGSADGDRPPHPDPLAISAYYLTPGVPGPATVRTSVVRRGRAVSTGQASLLQDDGAGGEVERVRFLATYGDLESVDGDLTTSAQPPDLPPPDRCVSAAQAPPDFLKHASLLQRLDMRLDPATTGWAMGKPSGNGVIRGWLRMADGRQPDPLLLLLAVDALPPVAFELGLPGWTPTLELTAHVRARPAPGWLRVSLTNRTLAGGFLEEDAEVWDSEGRLVALSRQLARASAPPSDRR; encoded by the coding sequence ATGGATGCGAGTAGTGGGATCGACACGGGCAGTGAAACCCACGCGGGCAGTGAATTCGACACGGGGACAGCGGTTTCGGCGCGCGCCGGCGAGCCGGGAGTCCATGACGCCGCTCTCGGTGCGGGCTGGCTGATCGGCGGCGGAGTCAACGGGGGTGTGCTGCTCGCCATCGCCGGACGTGCCCTGTCCGCCGAGCTCGGCAGCGCAGATGGCGACCGTCCGCCCCACCCCGACCCGCTGGCGATCAGCGCGTACTACCTGACGCCGGGAGTTCCGGGGCCGGCGACCGTGCGGACGTCAGTGGTGCGTCGCGGGCGGGCCGTCTCCACGGGACAGGCGTCGTTGCTGCAGGACGACGGTGCGGGCGGCGAGGTCGAGCGGGTCCGGTTCCTCGCGACCTACGGCGACCTGGAGTCCGTCGACGGCGACCTCACGACCTCGGCGCAGCCGCCGGACCTCCCACCGCCCGACCGGTGCGTGTCGGCTGCCCAGGCGCCGCCGGACTTCCTCAAGCACGCCTCGCTGCTCCAGCGCCTGGACATGCGCCTCGACCCGGCCACCACCGGCTGGGCCATGGGCAAGCCGTCGGGCAACGGCGTCATCCGCGGGTGGCTGCGGATGGCCGACGGGCGCCAGCCGGACCCGCTCCTGCTGCTCCTGGCGGTCGACGCGCTGCCGCCGGTCGCCTTCGAGCTCGGACTGCCCGGCTGGACCCCCACCCTCGAGCTGACCGCGCACGTGCGTGCGCGGCCCGCCCCGGGCTGGCTGAGGGTCAGCCTCACCAACCGCACGCTGGCCGGCGGCTTCCTCGAGGAGGACGCGGAGGTCTGGGACAGCGAGGGGAGGCTCGTCGCGCTGTCGCGGCAGCTGGCGCGCGCGTCCGCCCCGCCGTCCGACCGCCGGTAG
- a CDS encoding exodeoxyribonuclease VII small subunit, which produces MAKAADRVTAPGVDIASDEPANADVAGLSYEQARDELISVVALLEGGQLGLEESMRLWQRGEALASHCSTWLDGAEAALNQDED; this is translated from the coding sequence ATGGCCAAGGCAGCAGACAGGGTGACGGCTCCGGGCGTCGACATCGCGTCCGACGAGCCGGCGAACGCCGACGTCGCGGGGCTGTCCTACGAGCAGGCGCGCGACGAGCTCATCAGCGTGGTGGCCCTGCTCGAAGGCGGGCAGCTGGGACTCGAGGAGAGCATGCGGCTGTGGCAGCGAGGCGAGGCCCTCGCCTCGCACTGCAGCACATGGCTCGACGGTGCGGAAGCCGCGCTCAACCAGGACGAGGACTAG